From Mesobacillus boroniphilus, the proteins below share one genomic window:
- a CDS encoding GNAT family N-acetyltransferase: MEIRQLHGNDAEMYRLLRHEALRINPEAFSSSYEDEMYYEEQEYRQRLDSKFTYTFGAFDEGKLVGVVTLVPEGKVKLKHRANIFAMYVTPAKRGEGTGRYLMKMAMRKATELKGIEQIYLTVTGNNEPAKKLYSSLGFETYGVDKRAMRVGDKYYDEELMVLFL; encoded by the coding sequence ATGGAAATAAGACAATTACACGGGAACGATGCGGAGATGTATCGACTCCTCCGCCACGAAGCCTTGCGGATCAATCCTGAGGCGTTCAGTTCCAGTTATGAAGATGAGATGTACTATGAGGAGCAAGAGTACAGGCAACGGCTAGATAGTAAATTCACATACACTTTTGGTGCGTTTGATGAAGGAAAGCTGGTCGGTGTCGTTACACTTGTCCCAGAAGGAAAGGTTAAATTAAAGCACCGTGCAAATATTTTCGCTATGTATGTAACTCCAGCAAAACGCGGAGAGGGCACTGGGAGATATTTAATGAAAATGGCAATGCGCAAGGCGACTGAACTTAAAGGGATTGAACAAATCTATTTGACGGTTACCGGAAACAACGAACCAGCGAAAAAGCTTTACTCTTCACTGGGCTTTGAAACTTATGGGGTTGACAAGAGAGCAATGCGGGTCGGGGATAAGTACTATGATGAGGAATTAATGGTGTTATTTTTATAG